A region of Veillonellaceae bacterium DNA encodes the following proteins:
- the cobU gene encoding bifunctional adenosylcobinamide kinase/adenosylcobinamide-phosphate guanylyltransferase, which translates to MGNKIFLVLGGARSGKSEFAEKLMYHSTGKRKGYIATSQILDEEMKYRVLLHKERRPSDWKTYEIMHTAGNQIGTVLNETDSILFDCITMYVSNLLMDHISNIDAEVLGVSDLEKLQNLLENDLDRMFNEISLVSDREIIFVSDELGMGIIPANAMGRVYRDLVGLANQYIAKKADEVYLSVAGITVELKSRGVELS; encoded by the coding sequence ATGGGGAATAAGATCTTTCTTGTTTTAGGAGGCGCCCGCAGCGGAAAAAGTGAATTTGCCGAAAAGCTGATGTATCATTCTACAGGGAAAAGGAAGGGATACATCGCAACGAGTCAGATTTTAGATGAAGAAATGAAATACAGGGTCCTCCTTCATAAGGAAAGACGGCCGTCTGATTGGAAAACTTATGAAATCATGCATACAGCAGGGAATCAGATAGGCACTGTATTAAATGAAACAGATTCTATATTATTTGACTGCATTACAATGTACGTAAGCAATTTATTGATGGATCATATCAGTAATATAGATGCTGAGGTTTTAGGCGTTTCGGATTTGGAGAAGCTTCAGAATTTATTGGAAAATGATCTGGATCGAATGTTTAATGAAATATCTTTAGTCTCTGACCGGGAGATTATTTTTGTTTCAGACGAACTTGGAATGGGGATTATCCCGGCTAATGCAATGGGAAGAGTATACAGGGATCTTGTCGGCCTGGCAAATCAGTATATTGCAAAAAAAGCGGATGAGGTATACCTTTCGGTTGCTGGAATTACTGTTGAGCTCAAAAGCAGAGGAGTGGAGCTGTCATGA
- a CDS encoding DAK2 domain-containing protein, translating into MGAKVMYTTIDSVYFKNMLIGAYQLFQQKYEILNQLNVFPVPDGDTGNNMLNTLKSMYSMIADVDPSEPIGIMAEKASAGAIMGARGNSGVILSQIIHGISRGLHGKTTASCGQMSKAFQYGILYAYRSVTKPVEGTILSVARGIAKGTREVIRTETDFSKILEASITCGNEALAKTPEQLQILKDANVVDAGGQGLIFFLMGCLNGLTGKVEKIDIEVKPVISRLEAKGEQFSIEYPYCTEFIISPCKLPAKEVRKRLEAWGESMIVAEGDNLIKVHIHAQRPGHVLDMAADWGTLHDIKCDNMIDQFHKNKDKQKAIVKKKLGVLAVVSGNGWKELYEKLHCDVISGGQSMNPSVQEISLGIENGHYEKYIVLPNNKNIILAAQQLQKMLGDKVNIIPSANPMEGLAAAMEFSEDASVEENMENMSDRMKEIRSASITTAVRDSVVGKTVIHKDDYMGLVKDHEVVATNDLHDCLEKTIGNITTEDTEIITVYYGDELTEERCNKEIELVQKDYPDLTFEIYNGGQPLYPMLLSAE; encoded by the coding sequence ATGGGGGCCAAAGTTATGTATACTACAATTGATAGTGTTTATTTTAAAAATATGTTGATAGGTGCATATCAGTTGTTCCAGCAGAAATATGAAATTCTGAATCAGCTGAATGTATTTCCTGTACCAGATGGAGATACGGGAAATAACATGCTTAATACACTTAAATCCATGTACAGCATGATTGCTGACGTGGATCCAAGTGAACCGATCGGCATCATGGCGGAAAAAGCATCAGCCGGCGCTATTATGGGCGCAAGAGGAAATTCCGGTGTTATCCTGTCCCAGATTATTCATGGGATCAGCAGGGGACTACACGGCAAAACAACTGCGTCCTGTGGACAGATGAGCAAGGCATTCCAGTATGGGATACTTTATGCATACAGATCCGTCACAAAACCGGTTGAGGGTACAATCCTTTCTGTTGCCAGAGGAATTGCCAAAGGCACAAGGGAAGTCATCCGGACAGAAACTGATTTCAGCAAGATTCTGGAAGCTTCCATCACCTGCGGGAATGAAGCTCTGGCCAAGACACCTGAACAGCTTCAGATACTGAAGGATGCAAATGTTGTCGATGCAGGCGGACAGGGACTGATATTCTTCTTGATGGGATGCCTTAATGGATTGACCGGAAAAGTTGAGAAAATAGATATCGAGGTAAAACCTGTCATCAGCAGACTGGAAGCCAAAGGAGAGCAGTTCTCCATTGAATATCCATACTGCACGGAGTTTATCATCAGCCCATGCAAACTGCCGGCTAAAGAGGTCAGGAAGAGACTGGAAGCCTGGGGCGAGTCTATGATCGTAGCTGAGGGCGATAATCTTATTAAAGTCCATATTCATGCACAGCGTCCGGGCCATGTACTTGATATGGCTGCTGACTGGGGAACGCTGCATGATATTAAATGCGACAATATGATAGACCAGTTCCATAAGAATAAGGATAAGCAGAAAGCCATTGTTAAAAAGAAACTTGGCGTCCTTGCCGTTGTCAGCGGAAACGGCTGGAAAGAACTGTATGAAAAGCTGCATTGCGATGTTATCTCCGGCGGGCAGTCTATGAACCCATCCGTTCAGGAAATCAGCCTGGGAATCGAAAATGGCCATTATGAAAAGTATATCGTTCTTCCGAACAATAAGAATATCATTTTGGCAGCCCAGCAGCTCCAGAAAATGCTTGGCGATAAGGTGAATATTATTCCATCCGCCAATCCTATGGAAGGGCTTGCAGCTGCCATGGAATTTTCTGAAGATGCATCTGTCGAAGAAAACATGGAAAACATGTCGGACAGAATGAAGGAAATTCGCAGCGCATCAATAACCACTGCAGTAAGAGACAGTGTTGTTGGGAAAACAGTCATCCATAAAGATGATTACATGGGACTGGTTAAGGATCACGAAGTAGTGGCAACCAATGATCTTCACGACTGCCTTGAGAAGACGATTGGAAATATCACAACTGAGGATACGGAAATCATAACGGTCTATTATGGGGATGAATTGACAGAAGAGCGCTGCAACAAGGAAATAGAGCTTGTCCAGAAAGACTATCCAGATTTGACCTTCGAAATTTATAATGGCGGACAGCCGCTTTATCCGATGCTCCTATCTGCGGAATAA
- a CDS encoding DegV family protein: protein MLDSTSAIPESYLEQHENVHVVPLTISIDQEYLPESDVTIEKVIECSERDKKTVPTSQPSTGDFLQAFSNVPEEDPIIVLCLTSAVSGTYNGAVLAARQSGRKNICVLDSRTTAIGMYQLLEDGIELAQSNLAFDEVCKKLFDLTFRMRTEFTVDTLDYLYRGGRIGKAASLIGGILKIRPVIYLNPNNEVDVLAKVRTEKKAIASMMKYLEENSPCKRIGVVHIENEEGGKSLQAKLQELYPENEVTLTTGTPVLASYLGPGLLGIIFESAK from the coding sequence TTGTTAGACAGCACCTCTGCCATTCCTGAAAGTTATCTAGAACAACATGAAAACGTACATGTTGTTCCCCTGACTATTTCTATCGATCAGGAATATTTACCTGAAAGTGATGTAACAATAGAAAAGGTCATTGAATGTTCAGAACGTGATAAGAAAACCGTACCGACGAGTCAGCCGAGCACAGGTGATTTTCTTCAGGCATTCTCAAATGTACCAGAAGAAGATCCTATCATCGTCCTGTGCTTAACGTCTGCAGTAAGCGGAACCTATAATGGGGCTGTTTTAGCTGCCAGACAGTCCGGACGCAAAAATATCTGCGTGCTGGACTCCAGGACGACTGCCATTGGAATGTACCAGCTTCTTGAGGATGGTATAGAACTCGCACAGAGCAATCTGGCTTTTGATGAAGTATGCAAGAAGCTTTTTGATTTGACATTCCGCATGCGGACTGAATTTACAGTAGATACTTTAGATTATTTATACAGAGGCGGGCGTATTGGCAAGGCAGCAAGCCTTATAGGCGGTATCCTGAAAATTCGTCCTGTTATCTATTTGAATCCAAATAACGAAGTGGATGTTTTAGCCAAGGTTCGTACTGAGAAAAAGGCGATTGCATCCATGATGAAGTATTTGGAAGAAAATTCCCCTTGCAAGAGAATCGGAGTTGTACATATTGAAAACGAGGAGGGGGGAAAATCCCTGCAGGCTAAACTGCAAGAGTTATATCCCGAAAATGAGGTAACTCTTACGACCGGGACGCCGGTTCTGGCGTCGTATCTTGGGCCTGGGCTGCTGGGTATTATTTTTGAAAGTGCCAAATAA
- a CDS encoding endonuclease MutS2, whose protein sequence is MEQDVLDILDFDQIRSKLVELAPSTMAKIMASELTPSSMPEIIDQKLTETEEAVILLQREVSSPLGETHDIRKIIEKAQKDVILRSNEFIDLNSSLLTYKSMNLYFAGERHLRYPVLEEISRLIEPLDRLTDRIGRVFDEHGEVKDSASPRLSQIRSQKDRIKSRIRHFFQQILVNKDYSTYFQDSIITQRDGRYVVPVKEEYRYKFKGIVHDRSSTGQTLFMEPMESIQLNNDLAELSVEEAQEIQIILKNLTDNVKKNVNVISKDFKVVSELEFILTRAKLALNMKGVRAVYSPKGILNLKNARHPLIPEKSVVPVSLTLGRDFNILIITGSNAGGKTIAMKTAGLLSVMNQCGLFIPADEGSTLPVYKHIYAIIGDDQSIQYNLSTFSSYVTQLSDILKNVNSDDLVLLDELGSGTDPIEGASLAQSITEYLNDRNVSSLITSHFNEMKKLAYETEGLENAFVEFDEITLVPTYHLVIGMAGSSNAFNICKRLGIPDGIIERAEDLKKTSPLNNMEEVMAKLNAQSRELSKERTDLQSQMKEIGSLKDKLLEESDKFNAKRESILAKTREESENIKRNLRIQSEIIIKDLKKNAAEIERGNVNSIASSARNKIDGLKMPKNYQRREPIDPKTLKVGHRVFIDTLDSDGVIKNISGSQISVQCGLHKVSVSAAHCFEPLTQGNNAPKAGIAARHIRKQHQTSSVNTVHTSLNVIGKTVSEAIPEVDRFLNDCFMSGVSFAHIIHGKGTGSLRRGIHEHLRTLNFIKEFHEADAKNGGAGATDVYF, encoded by the coding sequence TTGGAGCAGGATGTATTAGACATCTTAGATTTTGATCAGATACGCAGCAAGTTAGTAGAACTAGCCCCATCAACCATGGCTAAAATAATGGCATCCGAATTAACGCCGTCATCAATGCCGGAAATTATCGATCAAAAGCTTACAGAAACGGAGGAAGCAGTCATACTGCTTCAAAGAGAAGTGTCTTCTCCTTTGGGAGAAACACATGATATCAGGAAAATCATAGAGAAAGCACAAAAAGATGTTATCCTGCGTTCTAATGAATTCATTGATTTGAATTCATCCCTTCTGACGTATAAGAGCATGAATTTGTACTTCGCAGGGGAAAGACATTTGAGGTATCCGGTATTAGAGGAAATCTCACGGCTCATTGAGCCTTTGGATCGTCTTACTGACCGGATTGGAAGGGTGTTTGATGAGCATGGGGAAGTGAAGGATTCGGCATCTCCAAGGCTGTCCCAGATACGTTCCCAAAAGGATCGTATCAAGTCGAGAATCCGGCATTTCTTTCAGCAGATTCTTGTGAATAAAGATTATTCCACTTACTTCCAGGATTCCATTATTACACAAAGAGACGGACGATATGTCGTCCCGGTAAAGGAAGAATACCGGTATAAATTTAAGGGGATTGTTCATGACAGATCTTCAACGGGACAAACTCTTTTCATGGAACCGATGGAATCGATCCAGTTAAACAATGACCTTGCAGAACTTTCTGTGGAAGAGGCTCAGGAAATTCAGATAATCCTGAAGAACCTGACCGATAATGTAAAGAAGAATGTGAATGTTATCAGCAAGGATTTCAAAGTTGTTTCTGAACTGGAATTTATCCTGACACGAGCTAAACTTGCATTGAATATGAAGGGCGTAAGGGCAGTATATTCGCCAAAGGGAATACTGAACCTAAAGAATGCACGTCATCCCTTGATTCCTGAAAAGTCAGTTGTACCGGTTTCTCTGACGCTTGGAAGGGATTTCAACATACTTATCATTACCGGATCCAATGCCGGCGGCAAAACTATCGCTATGAAAACTGCCGGACTGCTTTCCGTCATGAATCAATGCGGTCTTTTCATTCCGGCTGATGAAGGTTCAACACTTCCCGTATACAAGCATATTTATGCCATCATAGGTGATGATCAGAGCATTCAGTATAACTTATCAACTTTTTCAAGTTATGTAACGCAGCTTTCAGATATTTTGAAGAATGTCAATTCGGATGATTTAGTTCTTTTGGACGAACTGGGATCCGGGACTGATCCGATTGAAGGCGCATCTTTGGCACAGTCGATTACTGAATACTTAAATGACAGGAATGTATCGTCTCTTATTACATCTCATTTTAATGAAATGAAAAAATTGGCATATGAGACAGAGGGATTGGAAAATGCTTTTGTTGAGTTCGACGAAATCACTCTTGTGCCTACCTACCATCTGGTAATAGGGATGGCAGGGAGCAGTAATGCCTTCAATATCTGCAAAAGACTGGGGATTCCTGATGGGATTATAGAAAGAGCGGAAGATTTAAAGAAAACGTCACCTTTAAATAACATGGAAGAAGTAATGGCCAAGCTCAATGCCCAAAGTCGGGAATTATCAAAAGAGCGTACCGATCTTCAGAGCCAAATGAAAGAAATCGGGAGTTTGAAAGACAAGCTCTTGGAGGAAAGCGATAAATTTAATGCCAAACGTGAAAGCATTTTGGCTAAAACAAGGGAAGAATCCGAGAACATTAAACGTAATCTCAGGATTCAGTCTGAAATCATTATTAAAGATCTGAAAAAGAATGCTGCAGAAATCGAGAGAGGAAACGTTAATAGTATCGCTTCTTCAGCAAGGAATAAAATAGATGGGCTGAAAATGCCTAAGAATTATCAGAGGAGAGAGCCGATCGACCCCAAGACATTAAAGGTTGGGCATCGTGTCTTTATAGATACTCTCGATAGTGATGGCGTAATAAAGAATATTTCAGGCAGCCAGATCAGTGTACAATGCGGGCTGCACAAGGTCAGCGTATCAGCGGCTCATTGCTTTGAACCGCTCACACAAGGGAACAATGCTCCCAAAGCCGGTATAGCAGCCAGGCATATACGGAAACAGCACCAGACATCTTCTGTTAATACAGTCCACACATCCCTGAATGTAATAGGAAAGACGGTCAGTGAAGCAATTCCGGAAGTGGACCGCTTCCTGAATGACTGCTTTATGTCAGGAGTATCTTTTGCTCACATTATTCATGGAAAAGGGACCGGAAGTTTGCGAAGAGGTATACATGAGCATTTAAGAACACTGAATTTCATCAAGGAATTTCATGAAGCAGATGCTAAAAATGGCGGTGCCGGTGCTACAGATGTCTATTTTTAA
- a CDS encoding DUF3656 domain-containing protein translates to MESLKEYLVFLSSINIDGLLIQDLGCIDLIKELAPNIPLHASTQMTVSNLAGVKVLESLGFKRVVLSRELSLTEIRNIVSSCSVEIEVFIHGALCVCYSGQCLMSSFSGGRSGNRGACAQPCRKPYELVDISGQTINKEKGRYIRYILSLKDLIGLDSVPQLLNAGVKSLKIEGRMKSPEYVYNTVSAYRKAIDAAEEGAVFKDQGTEVIRLKSEFNRGYTTGYLDDDISADMATEFAPGNRGIEAGFVRNIRHDEFEFVSAADVRRQSATGVTFISNKRTIEFVPMENVYRKGRGIYQVKTKIRPMAKGQVFWILDSEKNSYTLKDMDQKVLIDASLSAVPDRNVELSIRDQDGNVARITSSYIAQTAMHGATQDSIVREQLSRLGNTVFELNDLEVSNEGCLLPKSVLNHLRQDAILELQDIRVKRHEENIKTGEGHWTGMNISQTLDEKKDARIWVRTNSLRHIKEAVSQGIKGFIFGGDSFDHVPVKMDDYIKAAEFCKNNDAEIIFATPRVVRDKYEKQASRRFLKILENVKPDGILVEFLGALEWLKDLHEGIPVYAGSSLNIFNSEAADTLTRWGFSGVLLSQELTIPQIRGIRKDSRIPLAVYAYGRTELMVSEYCVINSVCGDIDKSHCPGYCQQKRYFLKDDTGRLFPVRTDEWCHMHIQNSSILDMRPYISQLAESGINALCLDFRGIDESVSDVCSDYVQILNGNKMPPDPSERGNSRKISRGHFFKGVL, encoded by the coding sequence ATGGAGTCATTGAAAGAATATCTGGTATTCCTGAGCTCCATTAATATTGATGGCTTGTTAATACAGGATCTCGGCTGTATTGATCTTATAAAAGAGCTGGCGCCTAATATTCCGCTTCATGCCAGCACACAGATGACGGTTTCCAATTTGGCCGGTGTCAAGGTTCTTGAATCTTTAGGCTTCAAGCGCGTTGTTTTATCACGTGAATTGTCACTTACGGAAATCAGGAATATTGTTTCTTCCTGCAGTGTCGAGATTGAAGTGTTTATTCATGGCGCGCTCTGCGTCTGCTATTCCGGGCAGTGCCTGATGAGCAGCTTTAGCGGCGGACGAAGCGGAAACAGGGGAGCATGTGCCCAGCCGTGCAGAAAACCTTATGAACTTGTTGATATTTCCGGACAGACTATCAATAAGGAAAAGGGCAGGTATATCAGGTATATATTGAGCCTCAAAGATTTGATCGGTCTTGATTCTGTTCCCCAGCTGCTGAATGCAGGGGTTAAGTCTTTAAAGATTGAAGGACGCATGAAAAGTCCGGAGTATGTGTATAACACGGTCTCTGCCTACAGGAAAGCAATTGATGCGGCTGAGGAGGGCGCTGTATTTAAAGATCAAGGCACGGAAGTCATCCGGCTTAAATCTGAGTTTAACCGCGGATATACGACTGGTTACCTGGATGATGATATCAGTGCTGACATGGCAACGGAATTTGCACCGGGAAACCGGGGCATTGAAGCCGGATTCGTAAGGAATATCCGTCATGATGAATTTGAGTTTGTATCTGCAGCTGATGTAAGAAGACAATCTGCTACCGGCGTTACATTTATTTCAAATAAAAGAACAATTGAATTTGTTCCGATGGAAAATGTATACAGGAAAGGCCGAGGGATCTATCAGGTCAAAACAAAAATAAGACCTATGGCAAAGGGGCAGGTTTTTTGGATTCTTGATTCGGAAAAGAATTCCTACACATTAAAGGATATGGATCAAAAAGTATTAATAGATGCTTCTTTGTCTGCCGTGCCGGACAGAAATGTGGAATTAAGCATTCGTGATCAGGACGGCAATGTTGCCCGAATTACGTCTTCTTATATTGCTCAAACCGCAATGCATGGAGCTACACAGGACAGCATCGTCCGGGAGCAGTTATCCAGGCTTGGCAATACTGTGTTCGAATTAAACGACTTGGAAGTCAGCAATGAGGGATGTCTGCTGCCTAAAAGTGTTTTAAACCATTTGAGACAGGATGCAATTCTTGAATTGCAGGATATCAGGGTAAAAAGGCATGAAGAAAATATAAAGACTGGTGAAGGACACTGGACCGGTATGAATATTTCACAAACTCTGGATGAAAAGAAGGATGCCCGGATCTGGGTAAGAACGAATTCCCTGAGACATATAAAGGAAGCTGTTTCACAGGGAATAAAAGGTTTTATTTTCGGCGGCGATTCCTTTGATCATGTACCAGTGAAGATGGATGATTATATAAAAGCTGCCGAATTCTGCAAAAATAATGATGCTGAGATTATTTTTGCTACACCGAGAGTTGTCAGAGATAAATACGAAAAGCAGGCTTCCCGGAGATTTTTAAAAATATTGGAAAATGTAAAACCGGATGGAATTCTGGTTGAATTCTTAGGAGCACTTGAATGGCTTAAGGATTTACATGAAGGGATACCAGTGTATGCCGGATCTTCATTGAATATATTTAACAGCGAAGCAGCAGATACATTGACCCGATGGGGATTCAGCGGCGTATTGCTGTCCCAGGAACTGACGATACCCCAGATCAGAGGGATCAGAAAGGACAGCAGGATACCTTTAGCTGTCTATGCGTATGGACGCACAGAATTAATGGTGTCAGAATATTGTGTGATCAACTCAGTTTGCGGAGATATCGATAAATCCCACTGTCCGGGATATTGCCAGCAGAAACGCTATTTCCTTAAGGACGATACGGGAAGACTGTTCCCCGTAAGAACTGATGAATGGTGCCATATGCATATCCAGAATTCAAGCATTTTGGATATGAGACCGTATATTTCACAGCTTGCAGAGAGCGGAATTAACGCATTATGTCTGGATTTCAGGGGCATTGATGAATCTGTAAGCGATGTGTGCAGTGATTATGTGCAAATACTGAATGGCAATAAAATGCCGCCAGATCCTTCAGAGAGAGGAAACAGCCGTAAGATAAGCCGTGGTCACTTTTTCAAAGGAGTGTTGTAA